From one Stieleria sp. JC731 genomic stretch:
- a CDS encoding PEP-CTERM sorting domain-containing protein, with the protein MMRAIQLVVACGAVLSAFAGQVQAGMMLTIQPNAVGDTIFFSATISSPYQNENIFGTSLVTDDDGIFLSGGAGQAIFYGNLQVGNFKTSNSNEIILRDGFAGFQVLSGPTLFDGFYLDDDGSGVDDDFAVIFNGPLSTGEVLASIPMHPNGFDWNWNVGTYTNNSNVTIIVTNTPYNSSVVPEPSSLAFVGIGALGMVGLGCRRKQK; encoded by the coding sequence ATGATGCGAGCGATTCAACTGGTGGTGGCTTGCGGGGCGGTACTGTCCGCCTTCGCCGGGCAGGTTCAGGCCGGAATGATGCTAACGATCCAGCCAAACGCGGTCGGAGACACAATTTTCTTTTCAGCTACAATCTCATCCCCGTACCAGAACGAAAATATATTTGGTACTAGCCTAGTCACTGACGATGACGGCATTTTTTTGAGTGGCGGAGCGGGGCAAGCAATTTTCTATGGTAACTTGCAGGTCGGCAACTTCAAAACGTCCAACAGCAACGAAATCATTCTTCGAGACGGTTTCGCTGGCTTCCAGGTATTGTCAGGACCGACGCTCTTTGACGGCTTCTATCTGGACGACGACGGCAGCGGTGTTGACGACGACTTTGCCGTCATATTTAACGGACCGCTCTCAACCGGCGAGGTTCTCGCTTCAATCCCCATGCATCCCAACGGTTTTGATTGGAACTGGAATGTAGGCACGTACACGAACAATTCGAATGTAACGATCATCGTTACTAACACCCCATATAACAGCAGTGTCGTTCCCGAACCAAGCTCTCTTGCCTTCGTTGGAATTGGTGCGTTGGGCATGGTTGGCCTTGGTTGTCGTCGCAAACAAAAATAG
- a CDS encoding transposase, translating into MRKTLSRNKESDPGFRHDDGRCHKLLAAMRNELKTGRVWAIKENFRHFWMSVLAFWAEGFFGRWYGWAIRSRLEPIKNVTRMPQQHLDGMLTYFRNRITEGFNSRTQVVLGTSPTTDWDYCSTVGSSKSRPVVADKFPKEAIFVCDDNQGQPCPTHQFQRRQESLVRERHCCYMGC; encoded by the coding sequence ATGCGAAAAACTCTAAGTAGAAACAAGGAATCCGACCCCGGCTTTCGTCACGATGACGGTCGATGCCACAAGCTGCTGGCTGCCATGCGGAACGAACTGAAAACCGGTCGTGTGTGGGCAATCAAAGAGAACTTTCGGCACTTCTGGATGTCCGTGTTGGCCTTCTGGGCGGAAGGCTTTTTCGGCCGTTGGTACGGGTGGGCCATTCGAAGCCGCTTGGAACCAATCAAGAATGTAACACGCATGCCGCAGCAGCATCTCGATGGAATGCTGACCTACTTTCGGAACCGAATTACCGAAGGATTCAATAGTCGCACCCAGGTGGTTTTAGGAACTTCGCCAACTACCGACTGGGACTACTGTTCTACTGTGGGAAGCTCAAAATCGCGCCCGGTTGTTGCCGATAAATTTCCGAAAGAAGCTATTTTTGTTTGCGACGACAACCAAGGCCAACCATGCCCAACGCACCAATTCCAACGAAGGCAAGAGAGCTTGGTTCGGGAACGACACTGCTGTTATATGGGGTGTTAG
- a CDS encoding polymorphic toxin-type HINT domain-containing protein produces MPSPSHSPSHSPSQSLSHFRLKRYTRQLCLTASLMVMAGMCLVPKPSTDQITTDRSQTRQNASSSNGYGTKPIEELKVGDRVLANNPELTSFERSTWQEPDWSDWIQLSLVMPKPDGSELNIELLRPEAWVLEQLSCSLETPADANVLKPESLGQGDCGLLLQQHSADQQRSSLLPLRPIFQELAVIDLLARATDLSPVLQVEMDLPELSISGPASVLDIQPVGNIQSGAGRVVTATFHHSSGEVMDLVIGDGEGQETIGTTSNHPFWSADREAYINAGELNLGEQVRTYSGDTKRIVNKLARPGPEPVYNLEVHAEHVYYVGQSGTLVHNTYPNERGVSSNDPWTKSGASAERLAELRGRFGDRFRNQLDAEAPSNRQVALATVKSVRRQVERIMKAEPAMQQLLKDGNFMLYGFIFDARVKSRLGLTSGKTSRVLGLRGTTAVVRPGGTYGKRGEYRMPDFQFDGVDGVEYWDLKPASFTWNQQFQDILDWTGIRPMQLGYNR; encoded by the coding sequence ATGCCGTCGCCCAGTCATTCGCCCAGTCACTCGCCCAGCCAGTCGCTCAGCCACTTCCGCCTCAAGCGATACACCCGCCAACTGTGCCTGACGGCAAGCTTGATGGTCATGGCTGGGATGTGTCTGGTTCCAAAGCCATCGACCGATCAAATCACCACGGATCGTTCCCAGACCCGGCAGAACGCTTCGTCGTCAAATGGCTACGGCACCAAACCGATCGAGGAATTAAAGGTCGGCGATCGTGTCCTCGCCAACAATCCCGAGCTTACCTCGTTCGAGCGTTCAACTTGGCAGGAACCCGACTGGAGCGATTGGATTCAGCTCTCGCTCGTGATGCCAAAACCTGACGGATCAGAGCTAAACATCGAACTGCTGCGTCCCGAAGCGTGGGTGCTGGAGCAGCTGAGTTGTTCGCTGGAAACTCCTGCGGATGCGAATGTCCTAAAGCCTGAGTCGCTTGGCCAAGGAGACTGCGGTCTTTTACTGCAGCAGCATTCCGCAGATCAGCAGCGGAGCTCATTACTACCGCTACGGCCGATCTTTCAAGAGTTGGCAGTCATCGATCTGCTTGCACGAGCCACCGATCTTTCGCCGGTTCTGCAAGTGGAGATGGACCTGCCAGAGCTTTCGATTAGCGGCCCAGCATCGGTTCTGGATATCCAGCCAGTTGGAAACATTCAATCGGGCGCTGGTCGAGTGGTGACGGCGACGTTCCATCACAGCAGCGGCGAAGTGATGGACTTGGTGATTGGAGATGGCGAAGGTCAAGAAACGATCGGCACGACATCGAACCATCCGTTCTGGTCTGCCGACCGCGAGGCATACATCAACGCTGGCGAGTTGAATTTAGGCGAGCAAGTCCGAACGTATTCGGGTGACACGAAACGCATCGTCAACAAGCTCGCGCGCCCCGGCCCCGAACCGGTCTACAACCTAGAAGTCCACGCCGAGCACGTCTACTACGTCGGCCAATCCGGGACGCTGGTTCACAACACGTATCCCAATGAACGTGGCGTATCTAGCAACGATCCGTGGACGAAGTCCGGAGCATCTGCAGAACGCCTTGCTGAACTCCGAGGGAGATTTGGTGATAGGTTCAGAAACCAACTTGATGCAGAGGCTCCGTCCAATCGTCAAGTTGCTTTGGCAACTGTGAAATCTGTCCGAAGGCAGGTCGAACGCATCATGAAAGCTGAACCAGCAATGCAACAACTCCTCAAGGATGGCAACTTCATGCTGTATGGTTTCATTTTTGATGCCAGAGTGAAATCTCGACTCGGGCTCACTAGTGGAAAAACGAGTCGAGTTCTCGGCTTGAGAGGAACAACTGCCGTTGTAAGGCCTGGTGGAACCTATGGAAAGCGAGGAGAATACCGGATGCCTGACTTCCAATTTGACGGTGTTGACGGAGTCGAATACTGGGACTTAAAACCGGCCAGCTTTACATGGAACCAACAGTTTCAGGATATTCTTGACTGGACGGGCATTCGTCCAATGCAGCTGGGCTACAATCGATGA
- a CDS encoding recombinase family protein codes for MAGKIVAVGYVRMSTDRQEKSPEQQRIEVEAYAEKHGYRIIDWYEDLAVSGDRTDKRLQFQRMIEDGSVKKFDAILCWNQDRFGRFDAIEAGRWIYPLREAGVHLATVTDGLIDWTSMAGRITYSVTQEGKHQYLSDLSKNVSRSMDQMAKAGKWIAGVPPFGYVVGDDQRLQLGDEADVELVREIFRRYDEGESTRSLSLWLSEQGIQSPKGKTWTATGIGLLLKNERYLGYLIYNQRTSSKFKDGVVNPKGQLIRLPRDKWTIVEDTHPAIIDRETFDRVQERFKSNKRKTHADPDSITALSGLLQCGQCGSRMICDRSNGVPKYTCKNYWQRPGSCKRYTVRESEVLKLIISKLRSEYFDKVLTPTNINRLKKRMRELLGSKRQKSNIKIAKNQAEKIASQIEQARRRLVEVEPDMIRHVEARIRELEDQRDALRPILDQATETPEKTIDDIEKRIQTALNWLSDLEAIADTDYDSAILNRTMKAFVDKVELDIERVQWGPTGKRFRCNVTGGRIYLRTSDFAVFLGDNNSGPLQTMPVL; via the coding sequence ATGGCTGGCAAGATCGTAGCGGTCGGCTACGTCCGAATGTCGACGGATCGGCAAGAGAAGTCACCCGAACAGCAACGCATCGAAGTCGAAGCGTATGCCGAGAAACACGGCTACCGAATCATCGATTGGTACGAAGACTTGGCCGTCAGTGGCGACCGCACCGACAAGCGTTTGCAATTCCAGCGGATGATTGAAGACGGATCGGTCAAAAAGTTCGACGCGATACTTTGCTGGAACCAAGACCGGTTTGGGCGATTCGATGCGATCGAGGCGGGGCGATGGATTTACCCGTTACGTGAGGCAGGCGTCCACCTAGCGACCGTCACCGATGGGTTGATCGATTGGACGTCGATGGCGGGCCGGATCACGTACAGCGTCACACAGGAGGGCAAGCACCAGTATCTATCAGACCTGTCGAAGAACGTTTCCCGCTCGATGGACCAAATGGCCAAGGCGGGCAAATGGATTGCTGGTGTCCCGCCCTTTGGCTACGTGGTCGGCGATGACCAACGGCTACAACTTGGTGATGAGGCGGACGTCGAATTGGTCCGCGAAATCTTCCGGCGATACGACGAGGGCGAATCAACGCGATCGCTGTCGCTATGGTTGAGTGAGCAAGGCATCCAAAGCCCAAAAGGCAAGACCTGGACTGCCACGGGCATCGGGCTACTACTGAAAAATGAGCGATACCTTGGATACCTGATCTACAACCAGCGGACATCAAGCAAGTTCAAAGACGGGGTAGTGAATCCGAAAGGCCAATTGATAAGGCTCCCCCGCGACAAGTGGACGATCGTTGAAGATACGCACCCGGCAATCATCGACCGTGAGACGTTCGACCGAGTGCAGGAACGGTTTAAGAGCAACAAGCGGAAGACACACGCCGACCCCGATAGCATCACCGCTCTGTCGGGATTGCTTCAGTGCGGCCAGTGTGGTTCCCGAATGATATGTGATCGATCAAACGGGGTTCCGAAATACACATGCAAGAACTATTGGCAGCGACCGGGATCGTGCAAGCGATACACCGTCCGCGAATCCGAGGTGCTGAAGCTCATCATCAGCAAACTGCGGTCGGAATACTTCGACAAGGTTCTGACGCCGACGAACATCAACCGACTGAAAAAGCGGATGCGGGAACTGCTGGGAAGCAAGCGTCAGAAGTCAAACATCAAGATTGCCAAGAACCAAGCCGAGAAGATCGCCAGCCAAATCGAGCAAGCGCGGAGGCGGCTGGTTGAAGTTGAACCAGACATGATCCGGCACGTCGAAGCTCGCATTCGTGAGCTAGAAGACCAGAGGGATGCTCTGAGGCCGATACTGGATCAAGCGACCGAAACACCAGAGAAGACCATCGACGACATCGAGAAGCGAATCCAGACCGCCCTGAACTGGCTGAGCGACTTAGAAGCGATCGCTGATACTGATTATGACTCCGCAATTCTCAACCGCACGATGAAGGCCTTCGTCGACAAGGTGGAGCTGGATATCGAGCGGGTGCAGTGGGGGCCGACCGGAAAACGCTTCCGATGCAATGTGACCGGAGGCAGGATTTACCTAAGGACCAGCGATTTCGCTGTGTTTCTGGGAGATAACAACTCCGGTCCCTTGCAAACAATGCCGGTCCTCTGA
- a CDS encoding tape measure protein, producing the protein MSTSLNALTLRINASTEGVSRAVRTVRSDVNKINRIMRETSTESEKAADAQESLNRVYRTGAVSANEYSRAIEAINAKYKQQKNAVSDADQAHSRIRSLVSSTTPMIEKSKEQFRDLFTALRGGKITQEEYARALAKVKEETRKQKDEQSGVAEAARRQAELQQRVAAIVQRSVPATKRLAMQHRELRSEYQAGRVSTLEYQRARRMLNDEIRRTNQANAQANQSNVRQAESLRQLAVKVGAVALAYRGLTAAANKFRNASQTALATEQAEIQFEVFTKSAERARELMTDLKRIDRDSPVFGLPQLMQASNAMLAYGVDADQVSRRVQQLTAISAGNTDAMQRLSLAYAQVEAKGKLMGEEVRQFVNAGFNPLQQIAEDTGESMASLAEKMANGEITVEMVRRAMDRATEAGGRFYGINKKLAASTGGALSRLGNVVEITTAGIQRKFFPAVRDSANAIARMIERTSSWAESLSRTERNIIAFTAALGPSVFIAGKLIAVGQRVIAMLKNWRNIQVSLLALSGPKGWAQLAAGVAIAAGAIYLMDQALEHGRAESEKTASQNAKLEASYKNTAAAATAAKNAANAFTTSRSGGFTKNHQRERDEATKRRWERYDAGERILATIKSQNEALKEQDRLQRMTKDAIEREQLAAASSEKTQVLRLKAMQKERAALLERQEYEKKRLELLEQQRDVLAQQQAKIKGEAEQVTESMRTPFEKLVSDLQRFEEMYQRGLITQRTLSRARSQRAGEFNPQQTAIKVELPPSITKGSREEYRMIAEAQNAASNKQDNQFRQQLAIATAQKIAAEKASRAIAESNRLLADLNKNLKKKRGGGAV; encoded by the coding sequence ATGTCGACCAGCTTAAACGCTCTGACCCTTCGCATTAACGCATCGACCGAGGGCGTTAGCCGGGCAGTTCGGACAGTTCGCAGTGACGTGAACAAGATCAATCGCATCATGCGTGAGACGTCGACCGAATCCGAGAAGGCGGCGGACGCACAGGAATCATTGAATCGCGTTTACCGGACGGGTGCTGTCTCCGCGAATGAGTACAGCCGAGCAATCGAGGCGATCAACGCAAAGTACAAACAGCAAAAGAACGCTGTCAGTGATGCGGACCAGGCACATAGCCGCATCCGGTCTTTGGTGTCATCGACGACGCCCATGATCGAGAAATCGAAGGAGCAATTTCGGGATTTATTCACAGCACTACGCGGCGGAAAGATCACGCAGGAGGAATATGCCCGAGCACTCGCCAAGGTGAAGGAAGAAACCCGAAAGCAGAAGGATGAACAATCCGGTGTTGCTGAGGCAGCGAGACGACAGGCCGAACTTCAGCAGCGAGTTGCAGCCATTGTGCAGCGTAGCGTTCCTGCAACCAAACGGTTGGCAATGCAGCACCGGGAACTGCGATCGGAGTACCAAGCCGGTCGGGTTTCAACGCTGGAATACCAACGGGCTCGCAGGATGCTCAACGACGAAATCCGGCGAACAAATCAGGCCAACGCTCAGGCAAACCAATCCAACGTCAGACAGGCCGAGAGTCTTCGTCAGTTGGCGGTTAAGGTTGGTGCCGTGGCATTGGCTTATCGTGGCCTTACAGCAGCGGCGAACAAGTTCAGGAACGCAAGCCAGACAGCACTGGCAACGGAACAGGCCGAGATTCAGTTCGAAGTCTTCACCAAGTCAGCCGAGCGTGCCCGTGAGCTGATGACGGACCTGAAACGGATCGACAGGGATAGCCCGGTGTTCGGTTTGCCGCAACTGATGCAGGCTTCTAACGCAATGCTGGCTTACGGAGTCGATGCCGATCAGGTCAGCCGACGGGTTCAGCAACTCACTGCGATTTCAGCGGGCAACACTGATGCCATGCAGCGACTTTCGCTGGCATACGCCCAAGTTGAAGCCAAGGGAAAGCTGATGGGCGAAGAAGTTCGTCAGTTTGTGAACGCTGGTTTCAACCCATTGCAACAAATTGCCGAAGACACTGGCGAATCGATGGCAAGCCTTGCGGAGAAGATGGCTAACGGCGAGATCACAGTCGAGATGGTTCGCCGCGCAATGGACCGAGCAACCGAAGCGGGCGGCCGGTTCTACGGCATCAATAAGAAGCTGGCAGCGTCAACAGGTGGGGCACTATCGCGACTTGGGAATGTGGTCGAGATCACAACTGCCGGGATTCAGCGGAAGTTCTTCCCAGCGGTGCGTGACTCCGCAAACGCAATTGCCCGAATGATTGAGCGAACGAGCAGTTGGGCCGAATCACTATCGCGGACAGAGCGAAACATCATCGCGTTTACTGCCGCCCTTGGTCCGTCTGTCTTCATCGCTGGAAAGCTGATCGCAGTGGGGCAGCGAGTCATCGCGATGTTGAAGAATTGGCGAAATATTCAAGTGTCGCTGCTGGCGTTGAGTGGTCCGAAAGGCTGGGCACAACTAGCGGCTGGTGTGGCTATCGCGGCGGGTGCCATCTACTTGATGGACCAAGCACTAGAGCATGGCCGAGCGGAGAGCGAGAAAACGGCGTCGCAGAACGCGAAGCTAGAGGCGTCCTACAAGAACACCGCAGCAGCAGCGACCGCAGCAAAGAACGCCGCCAACGCATTCACGACGTCACGATCGGGCGGATTCACAAAGAATCACCAACGTGAGCGTGACGAAGCTACGAAACGACGCTGGGAACGATACGACGCTGGTGAGCGTATTTTGGCAACGATCAAAAGCCAGAACGAAGCCTTGAAGGAACAAGACCGGCTTCAACGGATGACCAAGGATGCAATCGAGCGGGAGCAACTAGCGGCTGCAAGCAGCGAGAAAACGCAGGTGCTTCGCTTGAAGGCGATGCAGAAGGAACGGGCCGCACTGTTGGAGCGGCAAGAGTACGAGAAAAAACGCCTTGAACTTCTGGAACAGCAACGTGACGTTCTAGCTCAACAACAGGCCAAGATTAAAGGCGAGGCGGAGCAAGTCACCGAATCGATGCGGACTCCGTTCGAGAAGCTCGTCAGCGATTTGCAGCGGTTCGAGGAAATGTATCAGCGTGGACTGATTACACAGCGGACCCTGAGTCGCGCACGCAGTCAGCGAGCTGGTGAGTTCAACCCGCAACAAACGGCAATCAAAGTTGAACTGCCGCCATCGATCACGAAGGGAAGCCGCGAAGAGTATCGCATGATCGCGGAGGCTCAGAACGCAGCATCCAATAAGCAGGATAACCAGTTCCGGCAGCAGTTGGCTATCGCGACGGCACAGAAGATTGCGGCGGAGAAGGCATCACGGGCGATTGCTGAAAGTAACCGGTTGCTGGCTGACCTGAACAAGAATCTGAAGAAGAAACGCGGCGGAGGTGCGGTGTAA
- a CDS encoding head maturation protease, ClpP-related — protein MGSHYRPFDLRSVPQSILNAKQASENRQQMKFRNEADEVSIEIYDVIGDDPWTGGGVSEKTIVDILNRNRNKPVSVRINSFGGDVYAGLVMFNALASHPQPVTTTIEGIAFSAASYLALSGTKVRMYRNSDIGIHRASTVTIGNRHDHESTTKWLDTIDEHIIDIYQDKTGKSRAQITKWLEGTSDGTVFSATEAKRLGFCDEIIDPKGASNRRSGTSASRSSDRTSNRRSDTQAKLRILKLKSKVAGL, from the coding sequence ATGGGAAGTCATTACCGCCCTTTTGACCTTCGCTCTGTTCCGCAGTCGATCCTCAATGCGAAACAGGCCAGCGAAAACCGGCAGCAGATGAAGTTCCGCAACGAAGCGGACGAAGTATCGATCGAGATTTACGACGTCATCGGTGACGACCCGTGGACAGGCGGGGGCGTTTCCGAAAAGACGATCGTCGACATCCTGAACCGCAACCGCAACAAGCCGGTGAGCGTCCGGATCAACTCTTTCGGTGGCGACGTCTACGCAGGTCTAGTGATGTTCAACGCACTGGCCAGCCACCCCCAGCCAGTGACGACCACGATCGAGGGCATCGCCTTTTCAGCAGCCAGTTACCTCGCTCTGTCTGGCACCAAGGTCCGCATGTATCGCAACAGCGACATCGGCATTCACCGTGCATCGACTGTCACCATCGGCAATCGGCACGATCACGAATCCACAACGAAATGGTTGGACACAATTGATGAACACATTATCGACATCTATCAGGACAAGACCGGCAAGAGCCGGGCACAGATTACCAAGTGGCTTGAAGGAACGAGCGACGGAACTGTGTTTAGCGCGACCGAGGCCAAACGACTTGGATTCTGCGACGAGATCATTGACCCAAAGGGGGCTTCGAATCGTCGGTCGGGAACGTCGGCTTCTCGCTCATCTGATCGGACGTCCAATCGCCGTAGCGACACGCAAGCCAAATTGCGAATCCTGAAATTGAAATCCAAGGTAGCTGGCCTGTAG
- a CDS encoding phage major capsid protein, translating to MTITRERLNKFRDSFGSKVPGKIKLMPKDQAFGRIQGTYRAPENPPKNAFTIDDGIFEETVLHGVVHQLMQTSVVSRFSYQRPIMGGENLVPTLKARTAQVLHHARVSSSTISGPDSHLDAGSAMMGANQRYVYFKASRELAEDALDIIGVCSIAAGDALAKDLDRIAFTGLNNEADGFVLGILESLRTSSIKVAATGNTSAATLDAQDFANTIGLLPEFETPEPPRWFMSRSFYTQSVLRLAGEAALLAVPPDDADGLLFGHKVHFVGGMPASTAAAGAKVAVFGYLGLGTIYGVLEKLHFDSIRDFVTDQRLMRFSTYDDFVCWDNGTNNPSDPAGSLVALQLAEV from the coding sequence ACGAGAACGATTAAACAAGTTTCGAGACAGCTTTGGCTCGAAAGTTCCCGGCAAAATCAAGTTGATGCCGAAGGACCAGGCTTTCGGCAGAATCCAGGGAACGTACAGAGCACCCGAGAATCCTCCAAAAAATGCCTTCACTATTGATGATGGTATTTTCGAAGAAACGGTGCTGCATGGAGTTGTTCATCAGCTCATGCAAACCAGTGTTGTCTCGCGGTTTTCTTACCAGCGGCCAATCATGGGCGGCGAAAACCTCGTGCCCACGCTCAAGGCCCGCACCGCACAAGTCTTGCACCACGCAAGGGTGTCTAGCTCGACAATCAGCGGCCCAGATAGCCACCTGGACGCAGGCTCTGCGATGATGGGCGCAAATCAGCGATATGTTTACTTCAAGGCATCAAGAGAGCTTGCCGAAGATGCCCTCGACATCATCGGTGTTTGTTCTATTGCGGCTGGCGATGCTTTGGCAAAAGACCTCGATCGCATCGCGTTTACTGGGCTGAATAACGAGGCAGACGGATTCGTGCTGGGCATCCTCGAGTCGCTGCGAACATCAAGCATTAAGGTAGCTGCGACCGGCAACACAAGTGCTGCGACACTTGACGCACAAGACTTTGCCAACACGATCGGACTGTTGCCAGAGTTTGAGACGCCAGAGCCGCCACGGTGGTTTATGTCGCGATCGTTCTATACGCAATCTGTGCTTCGGTTAGCGGGCGAAGCTGCGTTGTTGGCTGTACCGCCTGACGACGCAGACGGGCTATTGTTTGGGCACAAAGTTCACTTCGTTGGCGGGATGCCAGCAAGCACCGCAGCAGCAGGTGCCAAGGTCGCCGTGTTTGGATACCTGGGGCTTGGGACGATCTACGGTGTCTTGGAAAAGCTTCACTTCGATTCGATCAGGGACTTTGTTACCGACCAGCGGCTGATGCGATTCTCTACCTACGACGACTTCGTTTGCTGGGACAACGGAACAAACAACCCGTCTGATCCTGCTGGTTCGCTGGTGGCTTTGCAACTAGCAGAGGTTTAA